Proteins encoded together in one Mycobacterium sp. MS1601 window:
- the glmU gene encoding bifunctional UDP-N-acetylglucosamine diphosphorylase/glucosamine-1-phosphate N-acetyltransferase GlmU yields MTNQAETAVIVLAAGAGTRMRSDIPKMLHPLAGRSMLSHVIHAVAKVSPQHLVTVLGHSREVITPAVDELAAQLGRTVTVAIQDKQLGTGHAVLCGLTALPDGFDGTVVVTTSDIPLLDSDTLAGLIDTHTAELPSGRAAATVLTTTLPDPTGYGRVLRTQDGEVIAIVEQADASPSQQAICEVNAGVYAFDATALRSALDRLRSDNAQHELYLTDAISILRGDGQIVHAKHVDDSMLVAGVNDRVQLAAVGAELNRRIVAAHQLGGVTVVDPASTWIDVEVTIGQDTVVQPGTQLLGATSIGTHCTVGPDTTLEDVSVGDHASVVRTHGSSSTIGVGATVGPFTYLRPGSHLGADGKLGAFVETKNATIGTGTKVPHLTYVGDADIGEHSNIGASSVFVNYDGQTKRRTTVGSHVRTGSDTMFVAPVTVGDGAYTGAGTVLREDVPPGALAVSAGPQRNIEGWVQRKRPDSASARAAKAAQKDPEGDT; encoded by the coding sequence ATGACAAATCAAGCCGAAACCGCTGTGATCGTGCTGGCTGCAGGCGCCGGTACGCGTATGCGTTCAGACATCCCCAAGATGCTGCACCCGCTGGCCGGGCGCAGCATGCTGTCCCACGTCATCCACGCGGTGGCCAAGGTGTCCCCGCAGCATCTGGTGACCGTGCTCGGCCACAGTCGTGAGGTCATCACCCCGGCGGTGGACGAGCTGGCAGCGCAACTGGGCCGCACCGTCACCGTCGCGATCCAGGACAAACAGCTGGGCACCGGTCATGCCGTGCTGTGCGGGCTCACCGCGCTGCCCGACGGTTTCGACGGCACCGTCGTGGTGACCACCAGCGACATCCCACTGCTGGACTCCGACACCCTGGCCGGCCTGATCGACACACACACGGCGGAGCTGCCCTCCGGCAGGGCAGCCGCCACCGTCTTGACGACGACGCTGCCCGACCCCACGGGTTACGGTCGGGTGCTGCGCACCCAAGACGGTGAAGTGATCGCCATCGTCGAACAGGCCGACGCCTCCCCCAGCCAGCAGGCCATCTGCGAGGTCAATGCCGGGGTCTACGCCTTCGACGCCACGGCCCTGCGCTCGGCGCTGGATCGGCTGCGCTCCGACAACGCCCAGCATGAGCTGTACCTCACCGACGCCATCTCGATCCTGCGCGGCGACGGGCAGATCGTGCACGCCAAACACGTCGACGACAGCATGCTCGTCGCCGGGGTGAACGACCGCGTGCAGCTGGCCGCCGTGGGCGCCGAACTGAACCGTCGCATCGTGGCGGCCCACCAACTGGGCGGGGTCACGGTCGTCGACCCGGCCAGCACCTGGATCGACGTCGAGGTCACCATCGGCCAGGACACCGTGGTGCAGCCGGGAACCCAGCTGCTGGGCGCCACCTCGATCGGCACGCACTGCACCGTCGGGCCGGACACCACCTTGGAAGACGTCTCCGTGGGCGACCACGCGTCCGTCGTACGCACGCATGGCAGCTCCTCGACGATCGGTGTGGGTGCCACCGTCGGGCCGTTCACCTACCTGCGTCCGGGCAGCCACCTGGGCGCCGACGGCAAGCTGGGCGCCTTCGTCGAAACCAAGAACGCCACCATCGGCACCGGCACCAAGGTCCCGCACCTGACCTACGTCGGCGACGCCGACATCGGCGAGCACAGCAACATCGGCGCTTCCAGCGTGTTCGTCAACTACGACGGGCAGACCAAGCGGCGCACCACCGTCGGTTCACACGTGCGCACCGGGTCAGACACCATGTTCGTCGCCCCGGTGACCGTTGGCGACGGCGCCTACACCGGCGCCGGCACCGTCCTGCGCGAGGATGTCCCGCCCGGTGCGCTGGCGGTGTCAGCCGGCCCGCAGCGCAACATCGAAGGCTGGGTGCAGCGCAAGCGACCGGACTCCGCGTCGGCCCGAGCAGCCAAGGCCGCCCAGAAAGATCCCGAAGGAGACACCTGA
- a CDS encoding TetR/AcrR family transcriptional regulator — protein MTGSERRHQLIEIARTLFAERGYDATSIEEIAQRANVSKPVVYEHFGGKEGLYAVVVDREMSALLDGITSSLTNNRSRVRVEMVTLALLTYVEERTDGFRIMIRDSPASISSGTYSSLLNDAVSQVASILAGDFSRRGLDPELAPLYAQALVGSVSMTAQWWLDTREPKKEVVAAHLVNLMWNGLTHLEADPHLQDE, from the coding sequence ATGACCGGCAGCGAGCGACGGCATCAGTTGATCGAAATCGCGCGCACACTGTTCGCCGAGCGTGGCTACGACGCCACCTCCATCGAGGAGATCGCGCAGCGGGCCAACGTGTCCAAACCCGTGGTCTATGAGCATTTCGGTGGCAAAGAGGGTCTCTACGCCGTGGTGGTGGACCGGGAGATGTCGGCATTGCTCGACGGCATCACCTCGTCGCTGACCAACAATCGCTCCCGGGTGCGCGTGGAGATGGTGACGCTGGCGCTGCTGACCTACGTCGAAGAGCGCACCGACGGCTTCCGGATCATGATCCGCGACTCGCCGGCCTCCATCAGCTCGGGCACGTACTCGTCGCTGCTCAACGATGCGGTGTCGCAGGTGGCCTCGATCCTGGCCGGCGACTTCTCCCGCCGCGGCCTGGACCCCGAACTCGCGCCGCTGTACGCGCAGGCGCTGGTGGGGTCGGTCTCCATGACCGCGCAATGGTGGCTGGACACGCGCGAGCCCAAGAAGGAAGTGGTGGCCGCGCATCTGGTGAACCTGATGTGGAACGGCCTGACCCATCTCGAGGCGGATCCGCACCTGCAGGACGAGTAG
- a CDS encoding PGRS repeat-containing protein has protein sequence MTKAVATGDRAAIEVDGYGSNIRATGTAARATVSGAYNQLSINGNANDIRISGDNNSVAVDSVGLRLNLDGNSNTVTMVGFDHRIFAWHLNNTRVCYDFPHTSCGSTSTAALRAGLPSFESVFGNGPLLGLFGNGVDAAADCTGSACNGGRGGLIWGNGGAGANGGTGGAAGLFGNGGAGAAATATSAAGNGGKGGTLFGNGGAGGDANEAFADAGNGGDAGWIGNGGRGGNSNADNGSGGNGGWAAR, from the coding sequence ATGACGAAGGCGGTGGCCACCGGCGACCGAGCCGCCATAGAGGTCGACGGATACGGCAGCAACATCCGCGCCACTGGAACCGCAGCCAGGGCCACGGTGTCCGGCGCCTATAACCAGCTGTCCATCAACGGAAACGCCAACGACATCCGCATCAGCGGTGACAACAACTCCGTCGCCGTGGACTCCGTCGGCCTTCGACTGAATCTCGACGGCAACTCAAACACCGTCACGATGGTCGGCTTCGACCATCGGATCTTCGCCTGGCACCTCAACAACACCCGGGTCTGTTACGACTTCCCCCACACCAGCTGCGGCTCGACGAGCACCGCCGCATTACGCGCCGGCCTTCCGAGTTTCGAGAGTGTGTTCGGCAACGGGCCGCTGCTCGGCCTCTTCGGCAACGGTGTCGACGCTGCAGCCGATTGCACCGGCTCGGCGTGCAACGGTGGCCGGGGCGGCCTGATCTGGGGCAACGGCGGCGCCGGCGCCAATGGCGGAACCGGCGGCGCCGCAGGACTGTTTGGCAATGGCGGAGCAGGAGCAGCTGCCACCGCCACCAGCGCAGCGGGCAACGGCGGCAAGGGCGGAACCCTGTTCGGCAACGGCGGCGCAGGCGGCGACGCCAACGAGGCCTTCGCCGACGCCGGCAACGGCGGTGATGCCGGCTGGATCGGCAACGGCGGACGCGGTGGAAACTCCAACGCCGACAACGGCTCCGGCGGCAATGGCGGCTGGGCGGCCAGATGA
- a CDS encoding diaminopimelate decarboxylase family protein has product MTLRDILLSLRHAVKLRIDPTLWPRSTGVDAAGRLTVSGVALPAIADEVGTPAHVLDEADFRYRARRYRKEMPGTKVVYAGKALLTTAVARWAVDEHLGVDVCSTGELATALTGGVDPSRIVFHGDDVEAAVTAGVGLVVVNVATELDYLARHPQKVLVSAEQPGLLQRVLREPWLRPMGLHFHIGTQITDAAVYGQMVRRMIRVMADARKTHGVILGELNLGGGHAVPYVSGDRALDLRTLSLTIDDALDEACATERFPRPTVVVEPGRGLIARAGVTLYRVASTKGTLVTVDGSAPYGTRCTAALANRHVLGPSQPTTIVGSNGVEIVGDADLPCDVHPGDLIAVAGSGAYNHGIATSPSVSLRHGRLKALSDPDLDRRSTARHSAAGFRPNFRR; this is encoded by the coding sequence ATGACACTTCGCGACATCCTCCTGTCGCTGCGTCACGCCGTGAAGCTGCGGATCGACCCCACTCTGTGGCCGCGCAGCACCGGCGTCGACGCAGCCGGGCGCCTGACCGTCAGCGGCGTGGCCCTGCCAGCGATCGCCGACGAGGTAGGCACTCCGGCGCATGTGCTGGATGAAGCCGACTTCCGCTACCGCGCAAGGCGCTACCGCAAAGAGATGCCCGGCACCAAAGTGGTGTACGCAGGCAAGGCGCTACTGACCACAGCCGTGGCTCGCTGGGCCGTGGACGAACACCTGGGCGTGGACGTCTGTTCGACCGGTGAGCTGGCCACCGCGCTGACCGGTGGCGTCGACCCGTCACGAATCGTGTTCCACGGCGACGATGTCGAGGCCGCAGTGACTGCCGGCGTCGGCCTCGTGGTCGTCAACGTGGCAACCGAACTCGACTATCTGGCCAGGCACCCGCAGAAAGTCCTCGTCAGCGCCGAGCAACCGGGACTGCTCCAGCGCGTACTGCGAGAACCCTGGCTACGACCGATGGGGTTGCACTTTCACATCGGCACCCAGATCACCGACGCCGCGGTCTACGGCCAAATGGTGCGCCGGATGATCCGCGTCATGGCCGACGCGCGCAAGACGCACGGCGTGATCCTCGGCGAACTCAACCTCGGCGGCGGACACGCCGTGCCCTATGTCAGCGGAGACCGGGCGCTGGATCTGCGCACACTGTCGCTGACCATTGACGACGCCCTGGACGAAGCCTGCGCGACCGAGCGGTTTCCGCGGCCCACCGTCGTGGTGGAACCGGGGCGTGGGCTCATCGCCCGGGCCGGAGTGACGCTGTACCGGGTGGCGTCGACCAAAGGCACGCTCGTCACCGTCGACGGTTCGGCGCCCTACGGAACGCGGTGCACCGCTGCCCTGGCCAACCGGCACGTACTGGGGCCGTCGCAGCCGACGACGATCGTCGGCAGCAATGGCGTCGAGATCGTCGGCGATGCCGACCTTCCGTGTGACGTCCACCCTGGCGACCTGATCGCCGTCGCCGGCTCGGGCGCTTACAACCACGGCATTGCCACTTCGCCGTCGGTGTCGCTGCGCCACGGCCGCCTGAAGGCCCTGTCCGACCCCGACCTCGACCGCCGCTCGACAGCGCGTCACTCCGCGGCGGGATTCAGGCCGAACTTCCGCCGCTGA